The Opitutales bacterium ASA1 genome window below encodes:
- a CDS encoding C-terminal binding protein, translating into MMKVVVTDHGFPDVNQERELLAAAGAQLVVAQCRTPSDVVEAARDADGLLVQWAPVTSDVVEKLDRCRIIVRYGIGYDNVAVAAARTRGIPVCNVPDYGIDEVAEHAVSLALALHRRLPQIDARTRSGTWKIVPDRPVKALRETVFATAGFGRIARAVHVRMAGFGVRRIAYDPFVSAERMRTEGVEPVSKEALFEKADILSLHLPLVADTRHFVDASRLARMRTGAVLINTARGGLVDTRALAGALRLGTIGGAGIDVYETEPLEVDHPLRGCSDALLTSHVAWYSESSIPRLQRLAAEEVVRGLRGEPLLNRIGD; encoded by the coding sequence ATGATGAAGGTAGTCGTAACCGACCACGGATTTCCCGACGTGAACCAAGAGCGCGAATTGCTCGCCGCCGCCGGAGCGCAACTCGTCGTGGCGCAATGTCGAACGCCGAGCGACGTGGTCGAGGCGGCGCGAGACGCGGACGGACTGCTCGTACAGTGGGCACCCGTGACCTCTGACGTCGTGGAGAAGCTCGACCGATGCCGCATCATCGTCCGCTACGGGATCGGTTACGACAACGTGGCGGTCGCGGCTGCTCGGACGCGTGGCATCCCGGTCTGCAACGTGCCCGACTACGGGATCGACGAAGTGGCGGAGCACGCCGTGTCGCTTGCGCTGGCCCTGCATCGTCGGTTGCCGCAGATCGACGCCCGCACGCGATCCGGCACGTGGAAGATCGTGCCGGATCGGCCGGTCAAGGCGTTGCGCGAGACCGTCTTCGCGACCGCGGGATTCGGGCGCATCGCTCGAGCCGTGCACGTGCGGATGGCGGGATTCGGCGTGCGTCGGATCGCGTACGACCCTTTCGTATCCGCAGAACGGATGCGCACGGAAGGCGTGGAACCGGTGTCGAAAGAGGCGCTCTTCGAAAAGGCCGACATCCTGTCGTTGCACTTGCCTCTCGTGGCCGACACGCGGCACTTCGTCGACGCTTCGAGGCTCGCGCGCATGCGGACGGGTGCGGTCTTGATCAACACCGCGCGTGGTGGACTCGTGGATACGCGCGCGCTGGCTGGGGCTTTGCGGCTGGGGACCATCGGCGGTGCCGGGATCGACGTGTACGAGACCGAGCCGTTGGAGGTCGATCATCCACTGCGCGGATGTTCGGACGCGTTGCTCACTTCGCACGTCGCTTGGTACAGCGAGAGCAGCATACCCCGTTTGCAGCGGCTCGCGGCCGAGGAAGTGGTTCGCGGACTGCGTGGCGAACCCTTGCTCAACCGCATCGGAGATTGA
- a CDS encoding fumarylacetoacetate hydrolase family protein: MKIVRFQLAAGRAGFGDLQSDGSARVLAGDFQTGFAPTEELVRDFKLLAPVQPTNIIGIGMNYRKHAEEGGREVPTRPMWFMKTTNAIQHPGEPIVIPGGAAASHEVDYEAELAVVLARPCRDATKANALSFVLGYTCANDVSARDWQFKWGGGQFNQGKSFDTFCPLGPVLVTPDEIPDPNALRIRSILDGETMQDWSTSDMVFDVPTLIEFLSAGRTLPADTVILTGTPHGVGFARKPPRFLRPGDTISIEIEKIGTLTNPVIAAS; encoded by the coding sequence ATGAAGATCGTGCGTTTCCAGCTCGCCGCCGGCCGTGCCGGCTTCGGCGACCTGCAATCCGACGGCTCGGCCCGCGTACTCGCGGGTGATTTCCAAACCGGCTTCGCGCCGACCGAGGAATTGGTGCGGGACTTCAAGCTCCTCGCTCCCGTGCAGCCGACGAACATCATCGGCATCGGCATGAACTACCGCAAACACGCCGAGGAAGGCGGACGCGAAGTGCCGACGCGCCCGATGTGGTTCATGAAGACGACCAACGCGATCCAACACCCCGGCGAACCGATCGTGATCCCCGGCGGCGCGGCCGCGAGTCACGAAGTCGACTACGAGGCGGAGCTCGCCGTGGTCCTCGCTCGCCCCTGCCGCGACGCGACGAAGGCGAACGCGTTGTCGTTCGTTCTTGGATACACGTGTGCCAACGACGTGAGCGCGCGCGACTGGCAATTCAAGTGGGGCGGCGGCCAGTTCAATCAAGGAAAGAGCTTCGACACCTTTTGTCCACTCGGCCCCGTCCTCGTCACGCCCGACGAGATCCCGGATCCGAACGCGTTGCGCATCCGCTCGATCCTCGACGGCGAGACGATGCAGGACTGGTCGACCTCCGACATGGTGTTCGACGTGCCGACGTTGATCGAGTTTCTCAGCGCCGGTCGCACGCTTCCCGCCGATACCGTCATCCTCACCGGCACGCCGCACGGCGTCGGCTTCGCGCGCAAACCTCCGCGCTTCCTGCGACCCGGCGACACGATCTCGATCGAAATCGAGAAGATCGGCACGCTCACCAACCCGGTCATTGCCGCGAGCTGA
- a CDS encoding galactitol-1-phosphate 5-dehydrogenase, producing MRALLYPEFDVLRMAEVDDAPLLPDEVRLAVAACGICGSELEAFSRRSPRRPPPLVMGHEYSGTIVEVGRAVRGWATGDEVVGNALVPCGRCRRCVRGDEHLCADRQIVGMHRPGAFAERVTVPARCLVHRPASLDADVAAMAEPAGNGVHVVNLTRRFPADTAVVIGAGPIGLFCQQALQVLRGARVVSVDLVAERRAISKRLGAQRSVDPRGEDAVAYIRDWTDGEGADVVVDAVGSAVTKRQSIDMLRPGGVAVWIGLHESEMTFASYGITLGERCVLGSYAAQKAELEVALGLFADGRIEATSWMKTFPLDDGVAAFHRMLAAEGDDVKGVLKP from the coding sequence ATGCGTGCCTTGCTCTACCCCGAATTCGACGTGCTTCGCATGGCCGAGGTCGACGATGCCCCTTTGCTTCCCGACGAAGTGCGGCTGGCGGTCGCCGCCTGCGGAATCTGCGGCAGCGAACTCGAAGCGTTTTCAAGGCGCAGTCCGCGTCGGCCGCCGCCGCTCGTCATGGGCCACGAGTACAGCGGCACGATCGTGGAAGTGGGCCGCGCTGTGCGTGGATGGGCGACGGGAGACGAAGTGGTCGGAAACGCGCTCGTACCTTGCGGGCGCTGCCGTCGTTGCGTGCGAGGAGACGAACACCTTTGTGCCGACCGGCAGATCGTGGGGATGCATCGTCCGGGAGCGTTCGCGGAGCGGGTCACCGTACCCGCGCGTTGCCTCGTGCATCGTCCGGCATCGCTCGATGCAGACGTCGCCGCGATGGCGGAGCCGGCCGGAAACGGCGTGCACGTCGTGAACCTCACGCGTCGTTTCCCGGCGGACACCGCGGTGGTGATCGGAGCGGGGCCGATCGGATTGTTCTGCCAGCAGGCGTTGCAGGTCTTGCGCGGGGCCCGAGTCGTGTCGGTTGATCTCGTCGCGGAGCGGCGAGCGATTTCGAAGCGATTGGGCGCGCAGCGGAGCGTCGATCCGCGTGGCGAGGACGCGGTCGCGTACATCCGGGATTGGACCGACGGCGAGGGTGCGGACGTGGTGGTCGACGCGGTCGGTTCGGCAGTCACGAAACGGCAATCGATCGACATGCTTCGCCCCGGTGGCGTGGCGGTGTGGATCGGCCTGCACGAGAGCGAGATGACGTTCGCGTCGTACGGAATCACGCTCGGCGAGCGTTGCGTCTTGGGATCCTACGCGGCGCAGAAGGCCGAACTCGAGGTCGCGCTGGGACTTTTCGCGGATGGTCGAATCGAGGCCACTTCTTGGATGAAGACCTTCCCGCTGGACGACGGCGTCGCGGCCTTCCACCGGATGCTCGCGGCCGAGGGCGACGACGTCAAAGGCGTGTTGAAACCTTGA
- the fumB gene encoding class I fumarate hydratase: MAKEFSFSPALPLGPDQTRYRLLTKDHVSVAQFDGKDILRIAPEGLTLLAHEAVRDISFYLREAHLAQVAAILDDPEASENDKFVAMAMLRNAEISSAGVLPFCQDTGTAIVMGKKGQQVWTGGYDEEALSKGIWQTYTEENLRYSQTLPVDMYEEKNSGNNLPAQIDIYATKGDEYHFLFVTKGGGSANKTFLYQETKALLNPASLEKFMTEKMKYLGTAACPPYHLVFVIGGTSAEQCLKVVKLASTKYLDELPTSGKDGALAFRDIELEEKMLKVSQQLGIGAQFGGKYFALDVRIVRLPRHGASCPVGVGVSCSADRNVKAKIDRDGIWLEQLEHNPGRFIPARYRKAGPDRAVHIDLNKPMPEILAELDKHPIRTRLSLTGTIVVARDIAHAKLKERIDRGEGLPDYVKKHPIYYAGPAKTPKGMASGSFGPTTAGRMDSYVDLLQTHGGSHIMLAKGNRSQAVTDACRKNGGFYLGSPGGPAALLAQEHIKKVELLEYPELGMEAIWKIEVENFPAFILVDNKGNDFFR, encoded by the coding sequence ATGGCCAAGGAATTCTCGTTCAGCCCTGCCCTCCCACTCGGTCCCGACCAGACCCGCTACCGGCTCCTCACCAAGGACCACGTCTCGGTCGCCCAATTCGACGGCAAGGACATCCTTCGGATCGCCCCGGAAGGCCTCACGCTCCTCGCCCACGAAGCCGTTCGCGACATCTCGTTCTACCTTCGCGAAGCGCATCTCGCCCAAGTCGCCGCCATCCTCGACGACCCCGAAGCGAGCGAGAACGACAAGTTCGTCGCCATGGCGATGCTCCGCAACGCCGAGATCTCTTCCGCCGGCGTGCTCCCCTTCTGCCAAGACACCGGCACCGCGATCGTCATGGGCAAGAAGGGCCAACAAGTCTGGACCGGCGGCTACGACGAAGAAGCACTCTCCAAAGGCATCTGGCAGACCTATACCGAAGAAAACCTCCGCTACTCGCAGACGCTTCCCGTCGACATGTACGAGGAGAAAAACTCGGGCAACAACCTCCCCGCCCAGATCGACATCTACGCGACCAAGGGCGACGAATACCACTTCCTCTTCGTCACCAAAGGCGGCGGCTCCGCCAACAAGACCTTCCTCTATCAAGAGACCAAAGCGCTGCTCAATCCGGCCAGCCTCGAGAAGTTCATGACCGAGAAAATGAAGTATCTCGGCACCGCCGCCTGCCCACCCTACCATCTCGTCTTCGTCATCGGAGGCACCTCCGCCGAGCAGTGCCTCAAGGTGGTCAAACTCGCTTCCACGAAGTACCTCGACGAGTTACCCACCTCCGGAAAAGACGGCGCTCTTGCGTTCCGCGACATCGAACTCGAGGAGAAGATGCTGAAGGTGTCGCAACAACTGGGCATTGGTGCCCAGTTCGGCGGCAAGTACTTCGCCCTCGACGTCCGCATCGTTCGACTCCCGCGCCACGGCGCCTCGTGCCCGGTCGGCGTCGGTGTCTCGTGCTCTGCCGACCGCAACGTGAAGGCGAAGATCGATCGCGACGGCATCTGGCTCGAACAACTCGAGCACAACCCTGGTCGCTTCATCCCCGCCCGCTACCGCAAGGCCGGCCCCGACCGAGCCGTGCACATCGACCTGAACAAGCCGATGCCCGAGATCCTCGCCGAACTCGACAAGCATCCCATCCGCACGCGCCTCTCGCTCACCGGTACGATCGTCGTCGCGCGCGACATCGCGCATGCCAAACTCAAGGAGCGAATCGACCGCGGCGAAGGCCTACCCGACTACGTCAAGAAGCACCCGATTTACTACGCCGGCCCGGCCAAGACACCCAAGGGCATGGCGAGCGGCTCGTTCGGCCCCACCACCGCCGGTCGCATGGACAGCTACGTCGACCTCCTGCAAACGCACGGCGGCTCCCACATCATGCTCGCCAAGGGCAACCGCAGCCAAGCGGTGACCGACGCGTGTCGCAAGAACGGCGGTTTCTACCTCGGCTCTCCCGGCGGTCCAGCCGCCCTGCTCGCCCAAGAGCACATCAAGAAGGTCGAACTACTCGAATACCCCGAGCTCGGCATGGAAGCCATCTGGAAGATCGAAGTAGAAAACTTCCCCGCCTTCATCCTCGTCGACAACAAGGGCAACGACTTCTTCCGCTGA
- a CDS encoding nucleoside-diphosphate sugar epimerase/dehydratase: MTSIKKLFLRFYFLLSHVVGPRPGLRVVFMVLVYAGILAGAFGLAYALRWDFAVPVEYQEQCLSLIGPVVLVKLLLLGAFGQFRTVLSYFSLYDFGCIFVSAGVSSAGMLAVWLFSEQNAAPPRGVIMIDYFLALGGLAGLRLSLRILCSSGKTIDGRSGHSAITRVGIIGAGDTGAALAGDLLHKRNFGMVPAFFLDDDSRKWDRRLHGVKIHGPIAILPELAAKEGISEIILTIPGAGPKKVQEVISLAQRAGLKTNIVPSFTQLATGDVQVERFRPVELEDLLGRDPAVLDSAGIDELLRGQVVMVTGAGGSIGSELCRQIVDRAPTKLLLVDQSEVQLFQIEQELIGRGLGHLVVALVADILDSARVHEIMDEFRPSTVFHAAAHKHVFMMERQPAEAVKNNFLGTFRLAQAARQFEVRRFVLISTDKAINPTSVMGASKRLAEYAILGNHSRADNRTKFMAVRFGNVLGSSGSVIPIFRKQIAAGGPVTVTHPEVTRYFMTIPEAVGLVLQAATMGEGGEVFVLDMGTPMKIADVARQLIHLSGYRPGVDIEVKFVGLRPGEKLYEELQHTGENLAGTTHPRVMRLRGKELEPELVEECLAEIAGSVYSTDGDDLKRLIKKWVPEYTPCFLEGDQSGSRRLAMAGVESPATPLALGASGTGAVVTDAGRRSPQEPGTIQG, translated from the coding sequence ATGACATCGATCAAGAAACTCTTCCTCAGATTCTACTTCCTGCTCAGCCATGTCGTGGGACCCCGGCCGGGATTGCGGGTGGTTTTCATGGTCTTGGTCTACGCAGGTATCTTGGCCGGTGCGTTCGGGTTGGCCTACGCGTTGCGGTGGGATTTCGCGGTGCCTGTGGAGTATCAGGAGCAGTGTCTTTCGCTCATCGGACCGGTGGTGCTCGTGAAGCTGCTGCTGCTGGGCGCATTCGGGCAGTTCAGGACGGTCTTGTCGTATTTCAGTCTCTACGACTTCGGGTGCATATTCGTGAGCGCCGGGGTATCCAGTGCGGGCATGCTCGCCGTGTGGCTGTTCTCGGAGCAGAACGCTGCTCCGCCGCGCGGCGTGATCATGATCGACTACTTCCTGGCCCTCGGTGGGCTTGCGGGTTTGCGGCTTTCGTTGCGCATCCTGTGTTCGTCGGGGAAGACCATCGACGGCCGCAGCGGCCACTCGGCGATCACGCGGGTCGGCATCATCGGTGCGGGGGACACCGGAGCCGCGCTCGCCGGTGATTTGCTGCACAAGCGCAACTTCGGGATGGTACCTGCGTTCTTTCTCGACGACGACTCTCGCAAGTGGGATCGCCGGTTGCACGGCGTGAAGATTCACGGGCCGATCGCGATCCTGCCCGAGCTCGCGGCCAAGGAAGGAATATCCGAGATCATTCTCACCATCCCGGGGGCGGGGCCGAAAAAGGTGCAGGAGGTGATCTCGCTGGCCCAAAGAGCCGGTCTGAAGACGAACATCGTGCCTTCGTTCACGCAGTTGGCGACGGGCGACGTGCAGGTGGAACGCTTCCGCCCCGTGGAGTTGGAGGATCTCCTCGGACGCGATCCGGCGGTCCTCGACAGCGCGGGGATCGACGAACTGTTGCGTGGGCAGGTCGTGATGGTCACCGGAGCGGGGGGCAGCATCGGGAGCGAACTGTGTCGGCAAATCGTGGATCGTGCTCCGACGAAGTTGTTGCTGGTGGATCAGTCCGAGGTGCAGCTGTTCCAAATCGAGCAGGAGTTGATCGGGCGGGGTCTGGGGCATCTCGTCGTCGCCTTGGTGGCGGACATCCTCGATTCGGCGCGGGTGCACGAGATTATGGACGAGTTTCGGCCGTCGACCGTCTTTCACGCGGCGGCGCACAAGCACGTCTTCATGATGGAGCGGCAGCCTGCCGAGGCGGTGAAGAACAACTTTCTGGGGACGTTCCGCCTCGCGCAGGCGGCGCGTCAGTTCGAGGTGCGCCGTTTCGTGCTCATTTCGACGGACAAGGCGATCAACCCAACGAGTGTGATGGGTGCGAGCAAGCGGCTCGCCGAGTATGCGATCCTCGGTAATCACTCTCGGGCGGACAACCGCACGAAGTTCATGGCGGTGCGTTTCGGCAACGTGCTCGGATCGTCGGGGAGCGTGATCCCGATCTTCCGCAAGCAAATCGCGGCGGGCGGTCCGGTGACGGTGACGCATCCGGAGGTGACGCGCTACTTCATGACCATCCCCGAGGCCGTGGGGCTGGTGCTCCAAGCGGCGACGATGGGTGAAGGCGGCGAAGTCTTCGTGCTGGACATGGGCACGCCGATGAAGATTGCAGACGTCGCTCGACAGCTGATCCATCTGAGCGGCTATCGGCCGGGGGTCGACATCGAGGTGAAGTTCGTCGGTCTGCGTCCGGGCGAGAAGCTCTACGAAGAGCTGCAGCACACGGGCGAGAATCTCGCAGGCACGACTCACCCGCGGGTGATGCGGTTGAGGGGCAAGGAGCTGGAACCGGAGCTGGTGGAAGAGTGTTTGGCGGAGATCGCCGGAAGCGTGTATTCGACGGACGGAGACGATCTCAAGCGGCTGATCAAGAAGTGGGTGCCCGAGTACACGCCGTGCTTCTTGGAGGGAGATCAATCGGGCTCTCGCCGTCTGGCGATGGCAGGTGTGGAGTCGCCGGCGACTCCGTTGGCTCTGGGAGCGAGTGGCACGGGGGCGGTCGTGACCGATGCCGGTCGCAGATCTCCGCAGGAGCCGGGAACGATCCAAGGTTGA
- a CDS encoding class I SAM-dependent methyltransferase, producing the protein MKTPSFDLSDFAFFGRSLAEYHRFLGFRPEELTGLRVLDCAAGPSSFAAEAAFCGIDVVAVDPLYALNETALRMTVAAAYDRMARQMHEKRELLTFRAYPTIDDAVRSRRAAAERFLADYYTGRAVGRYVAAALPTLPFGEATFDHAFCAHLLFVYERLLDFEAHLAACLELARVTRPGGEIRIHPIVDPRGEESALLHPLRDALDAHGIASRIEHVDYSFFRGTHRTLVLTSRSRQPHRT; encoded by the coding sequence ATGAAAACGCCTTCCTTCGACCTCTCCGATTTCGCCTTCTTCGGCCGCAGCTTGGCCGAGTACCACCGCTTCCTCGGCTTTCGACCCGAGGAACTCACCGGCCTGCGCGTGCTCGACTGCGCCGCTGGTCCTTCGTCGTTCGCCGCCGAAGCCGCCTTTTGCGGCATCGACGTCGTCGCGGTCGACCCGCTCTATGCGCTCAACGAGACCGCGTTGCGAATGACGGTCGCCGCCGCCTACGACCGGATGGCGCGCCAGATGCACGAGAAGCGCGAGTTGCTCACCTTTCGCGCGTATCCAACGATCGACGACGCCGTGCGGTCGCGGCGTGCGGCCGCCGAACGCTTCCTCGCGGACTACTACACCGGCCGCGCCGTGGGCCGCTACGTGGCGGCGGCGCTTCCGACGTTGCCGTTCGGCGAGGCGACGTTCGATCACGCCTTCTGCGCACATCTACTCTTCGTCTACGAACGCCTGCTCGACTTCGAGGCACACCTCGCCGCGTGCCTCGAACTGGCGCGCGTGACCCGCCCCGGGGGCGAAATCCGCATCCATCCGATCGTCGACCCTCGTGGCGAGGAATCGGCACTGCTCCACCCGTTGCGCGATGCGCTCGACGCGCACGGCATTGCGAGCCGAATAGAGCACGTCGATTACTCGTTCTTCCGCGGCACGCACCGCACGCTCGTGCTGACTAGTCGCTCTCGCCAGCCGCACCGAACGTAG
- a CDS encoding RNA polymerase sigma factor translates to METTEPTDEALMSRVKQGDLDALAPIFERHQAPLLNFFHRLSGDRETSRDLVQVTFERLIRYRSSYREEGCFRAWMYRAARNAFYDHHRRSSRMRVVEPDEETGDAADVADHGWREERRARDLDEALGQLDESDRDLIVLSRFHGLQYDEIAAIMDKSIGAVKTRAHRALHTLRRVYFQEETT, encoded by the coding sequence GTGGAAACAACCGAACCGACCGACGAAGCGCTCATGAGCCGGGTCAAACAGGGCGACTTGGATGCTCTGGCTCCGATCTTCGAGCGGCATCAGGCGCCGTTGCTCAACTTCTTCCACAGGCTTTCGGGCGACCGGGAGACGAGTCGCGATCTCGTGCAGGTCACCTTCGAGCGTCTCATCCGTTATCGGTCGAGTTACCGCGAAGAGGGTTGCTTCCGCGCATGGATGTATCGGGCCGCGCGTAACGCGTTCTACGATCACCACCGACGATCGTCGCGGATGCGCGTCGTGGAACCCGACGAGGAAACCGGCGACGCGGCGGACGTGGCCGATCATGGTTGGCGAGAAGAGCGCCGGGCGCGCGATCTCGACGAGGCACTGGGCCAACTCGACGAGAGCGATCGCGATCTCATCGTGTTGAGTCGCTTTCACGGGCTGCAATACGACGAGATCGCCGCGATCATGGACAAATCGATCGGTGCCGTGAAAACGCGCGCCCATCGGGCGCTGCACACGTTGCGACGCGTTTACTTTCAGGAGGAAACGACATGA
- the asnS gene encoding asparagine--tRNA ligase produces the protein MKRTTVKDALASATSVDSILVQGWVRTRRDSKAFSFLEINDGSCLKGLQVIVDAALPDYPQVARATTGASVSITGKLVESKGAGQKWEVVAETLAIVGEADATYPLQKKGHTLEFLREIAHLRPRSNLFGAVFRVRSRLAYAIHRFFQERGFVYVHAPIVTASDCEGAGELFRVTTLDPKNPPLAEDGSVDFTQDFFGKKSYLTVSGQLEAEVFACAFSNVYTFGPTFRAENSNTSRHASEFWMIEPEIAFCDLRGNMDLAEEFVKALIRDVRAHCAEDLEFFSKFVDKGLLARLDFVLERPFQRCSYTEAVEILEKSGKTFDYSVSWGTNLQSEHERFLTEEHFKCPVTVFDYPKEIKPFYMRLNDDDRTVTAMDVLVPGIGEIVGGSQREERLDVLLANMRRHGLSEKDYSWYLDLRRYGTVPHSGFGLGFERMLMFATGVGNIRDVIPFARTPGHCEF, from the coding sequence ATGAAACGCACCACCGTGAAAGACGCGCTCGCGAGCGCGACCTCCGTCGATTCGATCCTGGTCCAAGGCTGGGTTCGCACTCGGCGCGATTCGAAGGCGTTCTCGTTTCTCGAGATCAACGACGGCTCCTGCCTGAAGGGTCTCCAGGTGATCGTCGACGCCGCCCTGCCCGACTATCCGCAAGTCGCCCGCGCGACGACCGGTGCCTCCGTCTCGATCACGGGGAAACTCGTCGAATCCAAAGGCGCCGGCCAGAAATGGGAGGTCGTCGCCGAGACGCTCGCCATCGTCGGCGAGGCCGACGCCACCTACCCGCTGCAGAAGAAGGGACACACGCTCGAGTTTCTCCGCGAGATCGCCCATCTGCGCCCGCGCTCGAACTTGTTCGGAGCGGTTTTCCGCGTGCGCAGCCGGCTCGCCTACGCGATCCATCGCTTCTTCCAAGAGCGCGGCTTCGTCTACGTCCACGCGCCCATCGTCACGGCGAGCGACTGCGAAGGCGCGGGCGAACTCTTCCGCGTCACGACGCTCGACCCCAAGAACCCACCCTTGGCCGAAGACGGATCGGTCGACTTCACTCAGGACTTTTTCGGCAAGAAGTCTTACCTCACCGTGAGTGGTCAGCTCGAGGCCGAGGTCTTCGCCTGCGCCTTTTCGAACGTCTACACCTTCGGCCCGACCTTCCGTGCGGAGAATTCGAATACGTCGCGCCACGCGAGCGAGTTCTGGATGATCGAACCCGAGATCGCGTTCTGCGATCTGCGGGGAAACATGGATCTCGCCGAAGAGTTCGTGAAGGCGCTCATCCGCGACGTGCGCGCGCACTGCGCCGAAGACTTGGAGTTCTTCTCGAAGTTCGTCGACAAAGGCTTGCTCGCTCGACTCGACTTCGTGCTCGAGCGGCCGTTCCAACGCTGCAGCTACACCGAGGCGGTCGAGATTCTGGAGAAGTCCGGCAAGACGTTCGACTACTCCGTGTCGTGGGGCACGAACCTCCAGAGCGAGCACGAGCGCTTTCTTACCGAGGAACACTTCAAATGCCCGGTCACCGTCTTCGACTACCCGAAGGAGATCAAACCGTTCTACATGCGTCTCAACGACGACGACCGCACCGTCACCGCGATGGACGTGCTCGTACCGGGGATCGGCGAGATCGTCGGCGGCAGCCAGCGCGAGGAGCGTCTCGACGTGTTGCTCGCGAACATGCGTCGCCACGGCCTGAGCGAGAAGGACTACTCCTGGTACTTGGACCTCCGCCGCTACGGCACGGTGCCACACTCCGGCTTCGGTCTCGGCTTCGAGCGTATGCTCATGTTCGCCACCGGCGTGGGCAACATCCGCGACGTGATCCCATTCGCCCGCACGCCCGGGCATTGCGAGTTCTGA
- a CDS encoding amidohydrolase, translated as MPDFPIVDTHLHLWDLDRLSYPWLDHVPVLRRNHLLTDYREACGPVQVAKMVFLQCECDFARFEEEAAWIASLASVDPRIRGIVPWAPLEKGDTVEGDLERLVAIPLVRGIRRIIQFEPDPEFCVRPDFVRGVRTLPRFGLSFDLCVKCHQLPNTIELVRRCPEVRFVLDHIGKPNIARGELDPWRTHVRELAAFPNVWCKVSGLATEADFEHWTPADLRPYLDHAFACFGFDRTMFGGDWPVSTQATTYPRWVETLDAALEGASPDELHRLYVRNAEAFYRV; from the coding sequence ATGCCCGACTTCCCCATCGTCGATACACACCTCCATCTTTGGGATCTCGATCGCCTGAGTTATCCTTGGCTGGATCACGTCCCCGTGCTTCGTCGGAACCATCTACTGACGGATTACCGTGAGGCCTGCGGCCCCGTGCAGGTCGCGAAGATGGTTTTCCTGCAATGCGAATGCGATTTCGCTCGCTTCGAGGAAGAGGCCGCGTGGATCGCGTCGCTCGCGTCGGTCGACCCGCGGATTCGCGGCATCGTACCTTGGGCTCCGTTGGAGAAGGGCGACACGGTCGAGGGCGACTTGGAGAGGCTGGTCGCCATTCCCCTCGTGAGAGGCATCCGGCGCATCATCCAGTTCGAGCCGGATCCCGAGTTCTGCGTGCGACCCGACTTCGTGCGCGGGGTTCGGACGTTGCCGCGGTTCGGCCTGAGCTTCGATCTCTGCGTCAAGTGTCACCAACTTCCGAATACAATCGAGTTGGTGCGGCGGTGTCCGGAGGTGCGATTCGTGCTCGACCACATCGGCAAGCCGAACATCGCGCGAGGCGAACTGGATCCATGGCGAACGCACGTGCGCGAACTGGCCGCGTTTCCGAACGTGTGGTGCAAGGTGTCCGGCTTGGCGACCGAAGCGGACTTCGAGCATTGGACGCCGGCGGACCTTCGGCCGTACCTCGATCACGCCTTCGCGTGTTTCGGTTTCGACCGCACGATGTTCGGCGGCGATTGGCCGGTCTCGACGCAGGCGACGACGTATCCGCGCTGGGTCGAGACGCTCGACGCTGCACTGGAGGGCGCCAGTCCCGACGAACTGCACCGGCTCTACGTGCGCAACGCGGAAGCGTTCTACCGGGTCTAG
- a CDS encoding SDR family oxidoreductase, which yields MDRFAGKVAIVTGGTNGIGFAVALELLREGASVVAAGLPSDLEAGREAFAAEGFAPDLVGGDMAEESFCRELVATTLERRGRIDCLVNNAFSFIARGVDATREDWEYSFAVGPVGFATMIQLVAKPMRRGGGGAIVNVSSISARIAQPNRWTYNMGKGAVAQLTRCAALDLAAHGIRVNSVSPGWIWTREVDKAAGGDRARFDPIWGRFHMARRLGRPVEVAGPVLFLLSDDASFVTGTDLPVDGGYNALGPEGLGENTKIAGSR from the coding sequence GTGGATCGTTTCGCCGGCAAGGTCGCGATCGTGACCGGAGGCACCAACGGCATCGGATTCGCCGTGGCGCTCGAGCTCCTGCGTGAAGGCGCGAGCGTCGTCGCTGCCGGCCTGCCCTCCGATCTCGAGGCGGGACGCGAGGCGTTCGCGGCCGAGGGTTTCGCGCCCGATCTCGTCGGCGGCGACATGGCGGAAGAGTCGTTTTGCCGTGAACTCGTCGCGACGACGCTGGAGCGCCGTGGTCGTATCGATTGCCTCGTCAACAATGCGTTCTCCTTCATCGCGCGCGGGGTGGATGCGACGCGCGAAGATTGGGAGTACTCGTTCGCGGTCGGACCTGTCGGCTTCGCGACCATGATCCAACTCGTGGCGAAGCCGATGCGCCGCGGTGGCGGAGGAGCGATCGTCAACGTATCCAGTATTTCCGCACGCATCGCACAACCGAACCGATGGACCTACAACATGGGCAAGGGCGCGGTCGCGCAGCTCACCCGTTGCGCGGCGCTCGACCTCGCGGCCCACGGGATCCGGGTGAACAGCGTGAGCCCCGGCTGGATCTGGACGCGCGAGGTGGACAAAGCCGCCGGTGGCGATCGAGCGAGGTTCGATCCGATCTGGGGCAGGTTTCACATGGCGAGACGACTGGGACGGCCGGTGGAAGTCGCCGGTCCAGTTTTGTTTCTTCTTTCCGACGACGCGTCGTTCGTCACGGGAACCGACCTTCCCGTCGACGGCGGCTACAACGCGCTCGGCCCCGAGGGCTTGGGCGAGAACACCAAGATAGCCGGTTCGCGCTGA